The following coding sequences lie in one Musa acuminata AAA Group cultivar baxijiao chromosome BXJ1-8, Cavendish_Baxijiao_AAA, whole genome shotgun sequence genomic window:
- the LOC135587897 gene encoding histone deacetylase 15-like isoform X1, translating to MASETLCASDQRGGNFCRESKGHNEINPGESQKSFSCSCECHGKSASQARNGSVSFGERFHKDHLGDHSGGLLNEKSNQTDVGSERLVGVSLSDVRTVTNASEKACLHEKHESCVACNSIQLQQYMKQQRNNTLQDLYFQEEYDDDDDDDSDWEPVSPFVIKKWFCANCTMPNFDDVCHCEVCGEDRECEFFRFDPIDSLIGQEAQMSNETDAGSSDLSLKTRTAIGFDEKMLLHAEVEMKSHPHPERPDRLRAIASSLAAAGIFPGKCSLIPAREITQEELLRVHSLDHVEAVQHTSHMLASYFTSDTYANEHSACAARVAAGLCSDLARTIVSGSAKNGFALVRPPGHHAGVRQAMGFCLHNNAAVAALAAQSAGAKKVLIVDWDVHHGNGTQEIFEGNKSVLYISLHRHENGRFYPGTGAVDEVGIMDAEGFSVNIPWSCGGVGDNDYIYAFQHVVLPIALEFAPDITIVSAGFDAARGDPLGCCDVTPAGYAQMTHLLTSISEGKLLVILEGGYNLRSISTSATAVVKVLLGDDPYCEMSDIVPSRAGLQTILQVLKVQLKYWPILKATYLVLQSQWGLVASDNRDQMKKRRHLVGPVWWKWGSKRFVYELFYGRPHSRHVHVKRMRLR from the exons ATGGCTTCTGAGACACTTTGTGCAAGTGATCAAAGGGGTGGAAATTTTTGCAGAGAAAGTAAAGGACATAATGAAATTAATCCAGGAGAATCTCAAAAGAGCTTCTCTTGCTCATGTGAATGCCATGGAAAATCAGCTTCTCAGGCCAGGAATGGCTCTGTGAGTTTTGGTGAAAGATTTCACAAAGATCATTTGGGTGATCATAGTGGTGGCTTGTTAAATGAGAAGTCCAACCAAACAGATGTTGGTTCAGAAAGGTTAGTGGGTGTATCATTATCAGATGTGAGAACTGTTACCAATGCTTCTGAAAAGGCTTGTCTGCATGAAAAGCATGAAAGCTGTGTTGCATGCAATTCTATACAACTGCAACAATATATGAAGCAGCAAAGGAACAATACATTACAAGATCTGTATTTTCAAGAAGagtacgatgatgatgatgatgatgacagcgACTGGGAACCAGTcagtccctttgtcatcaaaaaatgGTTTTGTGCTAATTGTACAATGCCAAACTTTGATGATGTTTGTCATTGTGAA GTATGCGGAGAGGATAGGGAGTGCGAGTTCTTTAGATTTGATCCTATCGATTCTCTTATTGGGCAGGAAGCTCAGATGTCTAATGAGACAGATGCAGGAAGCTCAG ATTTGTCCTTGAAAACGAGGACAGCTATTGGTTTTGATGAGAAAATGTTGCTCCATGCGGAG GTTGAAATGAAGTCGCACCCACACCCAGAGAGGCCTGATCGTCTTAGAGCAATTGCATCTAGCCTTGCTGCTGCAG GGATATTTCCAGGAAAGTGCTCTCTGATACCGGCTAGAGAAATAACACAAGAAGAGCTTCTTAGA GTACACTCTCTGGATCACGTTGAAGCAGTTCAACACACAAGCCATATGCTTGCAAG CTACTTCACGTCCGACACTTATGCCAATGAACATTCAGCGTGTGCTGCAAGGGTTGCAGCTGGACTCTGTTCAGATCTTGCTCGCACAATAGTGTCTGGTAGTGCCAAGAATGGTTTTGCTTTG GTTAGGCCTCCTGGGCATCATGCAGGTGTAAGACAAGCAATGGGCTTTTGCCTCCATAACAATGCTGCAGTTGCAGCATTGGCAGCCCAAAGTGCTGGTGCTAAGAAAGTCTTAATTGTTGACTGG GATGTCCACCATGGCAATGGCACACAAGAGATATTTGAGGGGAACAAATCG GTTTTATATATATCTTTGCATAGGCATGAAAATGGAAGATTCTATCCTGGAACTGGAGCAGTTGACGAG GTTGGAATTATGGATGCTGAAGGATTCTCAGTTAACATTCCTTGGAGCTGTGGGGGTGTGGGAGATAATGATTACATTTATGCCTTTCAACATGTTGTACTTCCTATAG CTTTAGAATTTGCCCCTGATATTACAATTGTGTCAGCAGGATTTGATGCAGCAAGGGGTGATCCCCTTGGTTGTTGTGAT GTAACACCTGCTGGATATGCTCAGATGACACACTTGCTTACTTCTATCTCTGAAGGAAAATTGCTGGTCATACTTGAAGGAGG CTACAATCTCCGTTCAATATCCACTTCAGCTACAGCAGTGGTTAAG GTGTTACTTGGTGACGATCCTTATTGTGAGATGAGTGACATCGTGCCTTCAAGAGCAGGCCTGCaaactattcttcaagtcttgaaagTTCAGTTGAAGTATTGGCCAATTTTAAAAGCAACCTATCTGGTGCTACAGTCACAATGGGGCCTCGTTGCTTCTGATAACA GAGACCagatgaagaagaggaggcatCTGGTTGGACCAGTGTGGTGGAAATGGGGAAGTAAGAGGTTCGTGTATGAACTATTTTATGGCAGGCCACATTCAAGACATGTACATGTCAAAAGAATGAGACTTCGTTGA
- the LOC135587897 gene encoding histone deacetylase 15-like isoform X2 → MASETLCASDQRGGNFCRESKGHNEINPGESQKSFSCSCECHGKSASQARNGSVSFGERFHKDHLGDHSGGLLNEKSNQTDVGSERLVGVSLSDVRTVTNASEKACLHEKHESCVACNSIQLQQYMKQQRNNTLQDLYFQEEYDDDDDDDSDWEPVSPFVIKKWFCANCTMPNFDDVCHCEVCGEDRECEFFRFDPIDSLIGQEAQMSNETDAGSSDLSLKTRTAIGFDEKMLLHAEVEMKSHPHPERPDRLRAIASSLAAAGIFPGKCSLIPAREITQEELLRVHSLDHVEAVQHTSHMLASYFTSDTYANEHSACAARVAAGLCSDLARTIVSGSAKNGFALVRPPGHHAGVRQAMGFCLHNNAAVAALAAQSAGAKKVLIVDWDVHHGNGTQEIFEGNKSVLYISLHRHENGRFYPGTGAVDEVGIMDAEGFSVNIPWSCGGVGDNDYIYAFQHVVLPIALEFAPDITIVSAGFDAARGDPLGCCDVTPAGYAQMTHLLTSISEGKLLVILEGGYNLRSISTSATAVVKVLLGDDPYCEMSDIVPSRAGLQTILQVLKVQLKYWPILKATYLVLQSQWGLVASDNNEEEEASGWTSVVEMGK, encoded by the exons ATGGCTTCTGAGACACTTTGTGCAAGTGATCAAAGGGGTGGAAATTTTTGCAGAGAAAGTAAAGGACATAATGAAATTAATCCAGGAGAATCTCAAAAGAGCTTCTCTTGCTCATGTGAATGCCATGGAAAATCAGCTTCTCAGGCCAGGAATGGCTCTGTGAGTTTTGGTGAAAGATTTCACAAAGATCATTTGGGTGATCATAGTGGTGGCTTGTTAAATGAGAAGTCCAACCAAACAGATGTTGGTTCAGAAAGGTTAGTGGGTGTATCATTATCAGATGTGAGAACTGTTACCAATGCTTCTGAAAAGGCTTGTCTGCATGAAAAGCATGAAAGCTGTGTTGCATGCAATTCTATACAACTGCAACAATATATGAAGCAGCAAAGGAACAATACATTACAAGATCTGTATTTTCAAGAAGagtacgatgatgatgatgatgatgacagcgACTGGGAACCAGTcagtccctttgtcatcaaaaaatgGTTTTGTGCTAATTGTACAATGCCAAACTTTGATGATGTTTGTCATTGTGAA GTATGCGGAGAGGATAGGGAGTGCGAGTTCTTTAGATTTGATCCTATCGATTCTCTTATTGGGCAGGAAGCTCAGATGTCTAATGAGACAGATGCAGGAAGCTCAG ATTTGTCCTTGAAAACGAGGACAGCTATTGGTTTTGATGAGAAAATGTTGCTCCATGCGGAG GTTGAAATGAAGTCGCACCCACACCCAGAGAGGCCTGATCGTCTTAGAGCAATTGCATCTAGCCTTGCTGCTGCAG GGATATTTCCAGGAAAGTGCTCTCTGATACCGGCTAGAGAAATAACACAAGAAGAGCTTCTTAGA GTACACTCTCTGGATCACGTTGAAGCAGTTCAACACACAAGCCATATGCTTGCAAG CTACTTCACGTCCGACACTTATGCCAATGAACATTCAGCGTGTGCTGCAAGGGTTGCAGCTGGACTCTGTTCAGATCTTGCTCGCACAATAGTGTCTGGTAGTGCCAAGAATGGTTTTGCTTTG GTTAGGCCTCCTGGGCATCATGCAGGTGTAAGACAAGCAATGGGCTTTTGCCTCCATAACAATGCTGCAGTTGCAGCATTGGCAGCCCAAAGTGCTGGTGCTAAGAAAGTCTTAATTGTTGACTGG GATGTCCACCATGGCAATGGCACACAAGAGATATTTGAGGGGAACAAATCG GTTTTATATATATCTTTGCATAGGCATGAAAATGGAAGATTCTATCCTGGAACTGGAGCAGTTGACGAG GTTGGAATTATGGATGCTGAAGGATTCTCAGTTAACATTCCTTGGAGCTGTGGGGGTGTGGGAGATAATGATTACATTTATGCCTTTCAACATGTTGTACTTCCTATAG CTTTAGAATTTGCCCCTGATATTACAATTGTGTCAGCAGGATTTGATGCAGCAAGGGGTGATCCCCTTGGTTGTTGTGAT GTAACACCTGCTGGATATGCTCAGATGACACACTTGCTTACTTCTATCTCTGAAGGAAAATTGCTGGTCATACTTGAAGGAGG CTACAATCTCCGTTCAATATCCACTTCAGCTACAGCAGTGGTTAAG GTGTTACTTGGTGACGATCCTTATTGTGAGATGAGTGACATCGTGCCTTCAAGAGCAGGCCTGCaaactattcttcaagtcttgaaagTTCAGTTGAAGTATTGGCCAATTTTAAAAGCAACCTATCTGGTGCTACAGTCACAATGGGGCCTCGTTGCTTCTGATAACA atgaagaagaggaggcatCTGGTTGGACCAGTGTGGTGGAAATGGGGAAGTAA
- the LOC135587897 gene encoding histone deacetylase 15-like isoform X3 yields the protein MSNETDAGSSDLSLKTRTAIGFDEKMLLHAEVEMKSHPHPERPDRLRAIASSLAAAGIFPGKCSLIPAREITQEELLRVHSLDHVEAVQHTSHMLASYFTSDTYANEHSACAARVAAGLCSDLARTIVSGSAKNGFALVRPPGHHAGVRQAMGFCLHNNAAVAALAAQSAGAKKVLIVDWDVHHGNGTQEIFEGNKSVLYISLHRHENGRFYPGTGAVDEVGIMDAEGFSVNIPWSCGGVGDNDYIYAFQHVVLPIALEFAPDITIVSAGFDAARGDPLGCCDVTPAGYAQMTHLLTSISEGKLLVILEGGYNLRSISTSATAVVKVLLGDDPYCEMSDIVPSRAGLQTILQVLKVQLKYWPILKATYLVLQSQWGLVASDNRDQMKKRRHLVGPVWWKWGSKRFVYELFYGRPHSRHVHVKRMRLR from the exons ATGTCTAATGAGACAGATGCAGGAAGCTCAG ATTTGTCCTTGAAAACGAGGACAGCTATTGGTTTTGATGAGAAAATGTTGCTCCATGCGGAG GTTGAAATGAAGTCGCACCCACACCCAGAGAGGCCTGATCGTCTTAGAGCAATTGCATCTAGCCTTGCTGCTGCAG GGATATTTCCAGGAAAGTGCTCTCTGATACCGGCTAGAGAAATAACACAAGAAGAGCTTCTTAGA GTACACTCTCTGGATCACGTTGAAGCAGTTCAACACACAAGCCATATGCTTGCAAG CTACTTCACGTCCGACACTTATGCCAATGAACATTCAGCGTGTGCTGCAAGGGTTGCAGCTGGACTCTGTTCAGATCTTGCTCGCACAATAGTGTCTGGTAGTGCCAAGAATGGTTTTGCTTTG GTTAGGCCTCCTGGGCATCATGCAGGTGTAAGACAAGCAATGGGCTTTTGCCTCCATAACAATGCTGCAGTTGCAGCATTGGCAGCCCAAAGTGCTGGTGCTAAGAAAGTCTTAATTGTTGACTGG GATGTCCACCATGGCAATGGCACACAAGAGATATTTGAGGGGAACAAATCG GTTTTATATATATCTTTGCATAGGCATGAAAATGGAAGATTCTATCCTGGAACTGGAGCAGTTGACGAG GTTGGAATTATGGATGCTGAAGGATTCTCAGTTAACATTCCTTGGAGCTGTGGGGGTGTGGGAGATAATGATTACATTTATGCCTTTCAACATGTTGTACTTCCTATAG CTTTAGAATTTGCCCCTGATATTACAATTGTGTCAGCAGGATTTGATGCAGCAAGGGGTGATCCCCTTGGTTGTTGTGAT GTAACACCTGCTGGATATGCTCAGATGACACACTTGCTTACTTCTATCTCTGAAGGAAAATTGCTGGTCATACTTGAAGGAGG CTACAATCTCCGTTCAATATCCACTTCAGCTACAGCAGTGGTTAAG GTGTTACTTGGTGACGATCCTTATTGTGAGATGAGTGACATCGTGCCTTCAAGAGCAGGCCTGCaaactattcttcaagtcttgaaagTTCAGTTGAAGTATTGGCCAATTTTAAAAGCAACCTATCTGGTGCTACAGTCACAATGGGGCCTCGTTGCTTCTGATAACA GAGACCagatgaagaagaggaggcatCTGGTTGGACCAGTGTGGTGGAAATGGGGAAGTAAGAGGTTCGTGTATGAACTATTTTATGGCAGGCCACATTCAAGACATGTACATGTCAAAAGAATGAGACTTCGTTGA